From Deltaproteobacteria bacterium, a single genomic window includes:
- a CDS encoding type IV secretion system DNA-binding domain-containing protein, translating into MIPTEKEHQNKNRKSWQEFIEPLSHEQPLIHVIENMEHKSFEAFFELELEGIVKNNSVEDTEHAFSHDRFKNSLISCLSINDKLEFVYSTENVTTKGKCFTWKIIGSSTCSVPEIAALDTLKLWKATQLLLQSTEKKYSFLPVKTTEKLTKVENNKYWEGIITLSGVAIDKRRQRHAGFVSPEERLNKSNLLIVPTVGNKYVDSFNSVLIEALRHVAPIRLVFSINPFTLTANDLQDIGTTLEWLQNGGIKRINYLPDAEAGVDDPKIINGIRRNLISWLKNPSGFRINCKVMSEEPISVAFLKMVGNEIFHDCPVSVKVVKQAKEIILSEEPQSVLDDKALDLRDCLNMGAALPPLFPDVSTLIDYGVNRIYKNRIMNLPQDGIILGQIKDDLKQMNVRFSRSDRSRHCYVVGATGTGKSTLFYNMIVQDIENGEGVAVVDPHGDLYHQILASIPSWRMDDVVLVDPCDFNHSVGINFLEFDEQYKQVQINYITNEMIKIFDRLYDLSRTGGPIFEQYMRNALFLAMDNKYPGRTLMDIPLIFEDKEYREFLIEGCNNPIVSGFWERQAEKADGEASLNNMAPYVTCKLNQFTTNALLRPIIGQSKSTINFREIMDKGKILLVNLSKGLLGELDSQLLGMLIIGKIFSSAMGRVSIPLEQRRPMFLYVDEFQNFTTDTIAYLISEARKFGIHMTIANQNLAQLTKNQGMQNILDSVLGNVGTILMLRLGSTDADKMEVYTKPVLQANDLQELPDFHAAGRLLIKNAPSHPFVFKTTPMLKVKDTVDVATILNLSRKNYTRQTRFVEKEILEWQTSYKELANKPIKKIIVLTDDMMIKSS; encoded by the coding sequence ATGATACCAACTGAAAAGGAACACCAAAATAAAAACAGAAAAAGCTGGCAAGAATTTATTGAACCATTAAGCCATGAACAACCTTTAATCCATGTTATAGAGAACATGGAACATAAATCTTTTGAAGCCTTTTTTGAGCTTGAGTTGGAGGGGATAGTTAAAAACAATAGTGTAGAAGATACGGAACATGCATTCTCTCATGATCGTTTTAAGAATTCCTTAATATCATGCCTTTCGATAAATGATAAATTGGAGTTTGTATATAGCACAGAAAATGTAACCACAAAAGGTAAATGCTTCACATGGAAGATTATAGGGAGTTCTACCTGCAGTGTCCCTGAGATAGCAGCCCTGGATACATTGAAGTTATGGAAGGCTACACAACTCCTTTTACAAAGTACAGAAAAGAAATACAGCTTCCTCCCGGTGAAAACTACGGAAAAGCTGACTAAAGTAGAGAACAATAAATACTGGGAAGGTATAATAACATTGTCAGGAGTTGCGATAGATAAACGGAGACAAAGACATGCAGGTTTTGTATCCCCTGAAGAGCGATTAAATAAGTCAAATCTTCTCATTGTCCCAACAGTAGGAAACAAATATGTCGATAGCTTCAATTCAGTGCTTATAGAAGCATTAAGGCATGTGGCACCCATAAGACTGGTATTCTCAATTAACCCGTTTACTCTTACCGCCAATGATCTGCAAGACATAGGAACTACTCTCGAATGGTTGCAGAACGGTGGAATAAAAAGGATCAATTATCTTCCTGATGCAGAAGCCGGAGTTGACGACCCCAAAATAATTAATGGCATTAGACGCAATCTCATATCATGGCTTAAAAATCCTTCCGGTTTTAGGATAAACTGCAAAGTTATGTCGGAAGAGCCTATATCAGTTGCATTCTTAAAGATGGTCGGCAATGAAATCTTCCATGACTGTCCGGTTTCGGTAAAGGTAGTAAAGCAGGCAAAAGAGATCATATTGAGCGAAGAACCCCAATCTGTTTTAGATGATAAAGCTCTTGATCTCAGGGATTGCCTCAACATGGGTGCTGCATTGCCTCCCCTGTTTCCTGATGTATCTACTCTGATAGATTATGGAGTTAACCGTATTTACAAAAACCGTATCATGAACTTGCCCCAAGACGGTATTATTCTCGGACAGATAAAAGATGATCTGAAACAGATGAACGTCCGTTTTTCACGATCGGATAGAAGCAGGCACTGTTATGTAGTCGGTGCTACAGGAACTGGGAAATCTACACTCTTTTATAACATGATAGTACAGGATATTGAAAACGGAGAGGGTGTGGCTGTTGTAGATCCGCACGGTGACCTCTACCACCAGATATTGGCATCAATACCAAGTTGGAGAATGGATGATGTAGTACTGGTGGACCCCTGTGATTTCAATCATTCGGTCGGGATTAACTTCCTCGAATTTGATGAGCAATATAAACAGGTACAGATAAATTATATAACGAATGAGATGATCAAGATCTTTGATCGACTGTATGATCTTTCAAGAACAGGCGGGCCGATATTTGAGCAGTATATGAGAAATGCATTATTTCTTGCAATGGATAACAAATACCCGGGACGTACGCTTATGGATATACCCTTGATCTTTGAGGATAAAGAATATCGTGAATTCCTGATAGAAGGCTGCAATAACCCTATTGTTAGTGGATTTTGGGAGAGGCAGGCAGAAAAAGCTGATGGCGAGGCATCATTAAATAATATGGCGCCATATGTTACCTGTAAGCTTAATCAGTTTACCACAAATGCACTATTACGACCTATTATAGGTCAGTCAAAAAGCACTATCAATTTCCGTGAAATTATGGACAAAGGTAAAATCTTGCTCGTTAATCTTTCTAAAGGTCTCCTTGGTGAGTTAGATAGCCAATTGCTCGGCATGTTAATTATTGGGAAGATATTTAGTTCCGCAATGGGACGTGTCTCAATTCCCCTTGAGCAAAGAAGGCCAATGTTCCTCTATGTGGATGAGTTTCAGAATTTTACCACCGATACGATTGCATATTTGATCTCGGAAGCAAGAAAATTCGGTATACATATGACTATTGCAAATCAAAATCTTGCCCAGCTAACTAAAAACCAAGGTATGCAGAATATTCTTGATTCTGTTCTTGGTAATGTTGGAACGATTCTAATGCTGCGGCTCGGCTCAACGGATGCAGATAAAATGGAGGTATATACAAAACCAGTGTTGCAAGCCAATGATTTGCAGGAGTTGCCGGATTTTCATGCGGCCGGAAGGTTATTAATAAAGAATGCTCCAAGCCATCCGTTTGTGTTCAAAACAA
- a CDS encoding PEGA domain-containing protein produces MRQDTFDHVPTIAMLIAIPAILYLSLNYLIINKYFPAYSDANLTNLFSTVQPAVRSGTTTQSYVQPATASDLTGKWNTRVGNIPGVIYLNRKENNIYGDIYYQGVKENLQGQIQGNSRIILRGTSYKRLKGRGWFNLDTFNGNITSDFKSIRGNYTDTAGHSGYWFAAKVSTSLVEKPNNQLKLLSFTIKSSPSGALVKIDRKAKGTTPLTVALENGSHGIIIEKQGYKTIWDILNVKKGEKRTFDYMLSKKE; encoded by the coding sequence ATGAGGCAAGATACTTTTGATCACGTACCAACTATAGCAATGTTGATAGCGATTCCCGCTATTTTATATCTATCATTAAATTATTTGATTATAAACAAGTATTTCCCCGCATATAGCGATGCTAATCTAACAAACTTATTTTCTACAGTTCAACCAGCCGTCCGAAGTGGAACAACGACGCAGTCTTATGTTCAGCCAGCTACTGCAAGCGATCTCACCGGAAAATGGAATACAAGGGTTGGGAATATTCCTGGAGTTATTTATCTTAATCGAAAGGAGAACAACATTTATGGAGATATATATTACCAAGGTGTAAAAGAAAATTTACAGGGGCAAATACAGGGTAATAGTCGGATTATTTTAAGGGGTACAAGTTATAAACGTTTAAAAGGCCGAGGTTGGTTTAATTTAGATACGTTTAATGGAAATATTACATCAGATTTCAAATCTATACGGGGGAATTACACAGATACCGCTGGTCATAGTGGTTATTGGTTTGCTGCAAAGGTGTCAACTTCATTGGTAGAAAAGCCAAATAATCAATTAAAATTGCTCTCTTTCACGATAAAATCCTCACCCTCAGGTGCATTGGTCAAGATAGACCGAAAAGCCAAAGGGACAACCCCTCTTACTGTAGCTTTAGAGAATGGATCACATGGTATCATTATCGAGAAGCAAGGATATAAAACTATATGGGACATACTAAATGTTAAAAAAGGAGAAAAAAGAACATTTGATTATATGCTCAGCAAAAAGGAGTAA